In Nitrosophilus alvini, the following are encoded in one genomic region:
- a CDS encoding c-type cytochrome: MENKPTSVWTSNRFWSRSAGWVTGVAAVLLILLTFDTMAQITMGTAEDVENKVTKRVPSPIVINYKITYEMDQRRGHEVPIIGGNDGNGKSLFQEKEKFFGRDDWTEEEAMELVNLGKLTVQAKNCMDCHTLLGNGAYYAPDLTKAWLDPAWGPEGPMQAMTGASSKEEAMATFLQNPDKYPTHERMMPNLGITAEEAKGVVAFLKHMSTIDTNGFPRNFGKIKGAVYVE; the protein is encoded by the coding sequence GTGGAAAACAAACCGACATCAGTCTGGACCAGCAACCGTTTCTGGAGCAGGTCTGCAGGATGGGTTACAGGTGTGGCAGCGGTTCTGCTGATTCTGCTGACATTTGACACGATGGCGCAGATTACGATGGGTACTGCGGAGGATGTAGAGAATAAGGTCACAAAAAGAGTGCCTTCACCAATAGTGATCAATTACAAAATCACATATGAGATGGATCAAAGAAGAGGTCATGAGGTGCCTATAATTGGCGGTAACGATGGAAATGGAAAAAGCCTTTTCCAGGAAAAAGAGAAATTTTTCGGCAGAGACGACTGGACTGAAGAAGAAGCTATGGAGCTTGTAAATCTTGGAAAACTGACTGTTCAGGCGAAAAACTGCATGGATTGTCATACATTGCTTGGAAACGGCGCATATTATGCTCCGGACTTGACAAAAGCGTGGTTGGATCCTGCATGGGGACCGGAAGGGCCTATGCAAGCTATGACAGGAGCGAGTTCAAAAGAAGAAGCGATGGCAACATTTTTGCAAAATCCTGACAAATATCCGACACACGAAAGAATGATGCCAAATCTTGGAATAACTGCTGAAGAGGCAAAAGGTGTTGTTGCGTTTTTGAAACATATGTCAACAATAGATACAAACGGTTTCCCAAGAAACTTCGGCAAGATAAAAGGAGCGGTTTATGTGGAGTAG
- a CDS encoding Crp/Fnr family transcriptional regulator produces MEKLKEFYLFENLSADQIKKLESISQKVTYKKGNILFYEGDEPKSLILLTDGILQVYKTDHKGNKIILHQFFPQSLIAEIANLERIPFPASAEFVTDGSAVLIDYEKFEKEFLKNPEISFFLIKSLTKKVKFLEDVITNNIVMNSTARVAKFICEHEKEFIELKKGEIAANLNIAPETLSRIIKKFKTLNLLEKNENGYKVINKEGLKSLYE; encoded by the coding sequence ATGGAAAAACTAAAAGAATTTTATCTGTTTGAAAACCTGAGTGCCGATCAGATAAAAAAACTGGAAAGTATTTCACAAAAAGTCACATATAAAAAAGGGAATATTCTTTTTTACGAAGGAGACGAGCCAAAGTCTCTCATACTCCTTACGGACGGAATTTTACAGGTATATAAAACGGACCATAAAGGCAATAAAATAATACTTCATCAGTTTTTTCCCCAATCACTCATAGCAGAGATAGCAAATCTTGAACGAATACCTTTTCCCGCATCGGCAGAATTTGTCACTGACGGAAGTGCTGTATTGATTGATTATGAGAAATTTGAAAAAGAGTTTCTGAAAAATCCGGAAATCTCTTTTTTCTTGATTAAATCTTTAACAAAAAAAGTAAAATTCTTAGAGGATGTAATTACAAATAATATAGTTATGAATTCTACAGCCAGAGTGGCTAAGTTTATATGCGAGCATGAAAAAGAGTTTATCGAACTGAAAAAAGGGGAAATAGCCGCAAACCTAAACATAGCTCCGGAGACACTCTCTAGAATAATCAAAAAGTTCAAAACGCTTAACTTATTGGAAAAAAACGAAAACGGCTACAAAGTGATAAACAAAGAGGGATTGAAGTCGTTATATGAGTAA